From the genome of Setaria viridis chromosome 1, Setaria_viridis_v4.0, whole genome shotgun sequence:
CCGTCGTGCGGTCTCGTCAGTGCTGGGGAGCAGGAGCCGGCGCTTCCTCCCGATCAGCTCAGATCTCTGTACGGGGTAAGGCGTTGCTACTGTTTCCATTCCTCGTACAGCTATGTATTGCATCGTTATGTTGCGAGAACGAAGCTTTGGAATGTTGAGCTAGTTGATAAATGTGCTGTAGACACTGCATCCTATGCATTTGccccagaaaatgaaaattcCGCACACTATATTCACCCTTGTTAACTTGTGTATGCCAGGAACTCTTTGGGATGCCTCCTGTATACGATCGCTTAGTATTGATGGTATGTCCTGAATTGATATGCTTGATTGCTTGGTTGAACAATCAACAACATAGTCCAATATGTTTCAATGATAATTTGTCttgcctttttttaaaaaaaatcgccTTTGAGTTTATGAATTTCAATTTAGGTAATAGATGGGCTACCTGCTGAATTTGTACTTGGGAGAGGCGGAAAACCTCCAAGCAAAGAAATGATGGAGTCTATGCCATACACTCAGTCTTTGTTAGCTGGTTGCAAAGCAGTAGGTTACCATGCTAAAGCTGCACCTCCCACCGTCACAATGCCACGGCTAAAAGTAAGACTTTTTTTTACCTATAGATACCTTTTGTTCAAGTGTAACATAATACTAACTGTACTCTTTTTCAGGCTATGGTATCTGGGGCGATTGGAGGTTTTCTAGATGTTGCATTCAATTTCAATACTCAAGCCTTCTTAGAGGACAACCTTCTTGGTTAGAACCTCTCTGTACCTTCCTACCTGTCTGCACAGTCCACCAATATCTCTCACATTCTTGCTAGACTCAGAGTTGATTATAATGTATATTTATCATATTGCACTAATGCACACCTATGCAGATCAGCTTCATAGGATTGGTCGTAAATTAGTGATGCTGGGAGACGAGACATGGATCAAATTGTTCCCAACATTATTCGCTAGACAAGATGGAGTGAGCAGTTTTTATGTAAGTCTCTTTTTATGCGTCACATGCTTTTCTTACAATGGAATATAACTGAAAAATAAGATAATTATGTATGTCACCTAAAACTCTAACCTAAGTTAGTTTCCAAAAAGCATTAGTGCCTCCCTTTGTTGTTTAAAGAAATATGGGAAAAGTACTGAGATTGCTAAACATGGgtgtttattttagaatttgCTATAATTGGCCTCTCCATACCATCTATTAGGCATACTTTTCTCTACTAAAATTTGAAACTTCACAATTCTCCTCATGGCGATCTCACATTCTTTTAGGAGAGTGTCTGCTACTTTGGGCTATTCTTTCAGATATTTGCATATTCGGCACTTATGCTTATGCCTTGATGATTGTGCTAGTATCAGTGTTTTACTTGTCCTTTGCAGTTTAGTATTTTTTCTCAATAAAAATTTGTTGAATGGTTTGTAACTATTGTCAGGTGAGAGATACAGTTGAGGTTGATTTCAACGTTTCACGTCATCTAGAATTTGAGCTTGCTGCAAAAGACTGGACTGTCTTGGTAAGCTTTTGCTCTTACCTTGGTGCTTGTCACGTGTCTTATTCCTTGTGGACTGATAATATAAATCCAATTCTTTGAATTACAACCATGCAGCTCACGTGTATGACTAATATTTGCTGTGACAAGGCCTAACCTCTCTACATACCATTCGTTTCTAGTGCCTTTTGATATGGTTGTTTTGCAATGTCTTCTTGATGACTAGTGAGTAATTCATTTTCTGTTGATAATTCCAGGTTCTTCATTATTTAGGCTTGGATCATGTTGGCCATATAGGTGGCCGCAGGAGGTAAACATCGCATCATCTTTCATGCTTTTGGGGGTTTTAGTGATGATCAAGTTTGAATTAAAACTTTAAATGATAGTGTTTTGATGACCCAAAAGATGAAGGAGATGGATGATGTCATTAGACGAGTGCATGCTGCGAGTCTTCAGGATAATCTGGAGAGAACACTTTTGGTATGTGATTCTTCCTTGTTTCTACGAATAATCTTCTTTTTCTAGTCGCATACTTGATATGACAAAGAAGTTTGTTCCAACATCTACGGGAGATTGCTTTGAGAATCCACTGGAAAATTGTTGATTTATATTGTTAATTCATATATGTGCATGCTTGATAAAGTCTATCTCTATGTCCAATTTGTCGTGATATTGATTGAATTTCCACATGTAGAGTTTAACAGGCCAAATTTGCATCTGTTCTACCTTCTGGATTGCATTATATACACTTGTCTATATGGATATTCTTGCCAAAGTCTATCCAACAAAATTCTGGTTGTTGTGCTCCTTTCTTTCAGGTTGTGGTTAGTGATCATGGCATGACTGAAGGTGGTAACCATGGAGGATCTTCATATGAAGAAACTGATTCACTTGCCCTTTTTATTGGACACAGTGTTGACAGACCACATTGTTCACCCTATGACCAGAATGAAGCACTTCAAGTAAAGTCTGCACGTTATTAGTGACCTATATTTCTGTTAAATTGTAGAGGCTCTGTGTTCCTTCTCTTTTATCTTTGGATGTTTGTGCTGCTCTACTTAAATTTTCCATATTATCTAGTTATAGAAACCATTGTTGCTGTATATAATACATTTTATAATCAATATCTTTATGTTCTCCACATTAAGCTGAAGAGATTATTACAGCACTATAAGGATAGTTCTAAGAGATCAAGACACAACTCTAACTTCCTCCTTTGTCAGGTGGATCTTGCCCCAACTCTCGCTCTTTTGTTTGGTGTACCAATTCCAAAGAACAATATAGGTGTCTTGCTTCGAGAGCTTTTAAATTCTTTGACAGGTGATTTTATGTTTACCTTCCATTTTAGGTCCATTAAGGTTTATCATGAATCAGAAGAACTAGATAATTTATGCTTGTGAGCTTCAAAATATTTCAATAAATTTTTTTGGGGGGCTGCCTAATCAGTTGTATGTCACCTGTGTCCTTTCATCATATCCTTTGATCACACTAGAATATTTAGTTATTTACAAAGTATATGATTAAATACTCTTAGCTTTCTGTACAGAGATGATGAGTGCATCTTGTTTCAGATGACCAGAAATTACGGACTTTAGAGCTTAACTCATGGCAAATATTAAGATTGCTGCAAGCACAAATACCTGCTTTCTGCCTTGAAGATTGTATTAATTCGGAGCATGGTTTAGAAATTGATGTCCATCCTGAATCTATTGAGAAAAAGTTATGCCAATTGCTTTCTAAAGCTTTTGCTTCTCATCAGTACTCACGTCTTCATCAAGGTTTTGATTTCAAGTGAGCTTCTGCCAACGAGATCCTTAAACTGTTGTGAGTATCATCATCCATCACTGCTTAAAAGAATTTGTTCTTCCAGGTCTGCTGAAGCTCGGTACATTGGGATTGCTGTGGACAACTACTATGGCTTCTTAAGATATGCGAGTGAGTGGTTGTCTCACAAAGCAACCGATGTAATTTTACTATCTTTGCAGACTCGTGCCTTAGTTTTAAGTAGCTTTCTGCTAGGGCTTCCTTTCTTCTGGATGACTTGTTTCCTTTTGATACTTTTATTCGCAGAAACCATTCTATTTACTCATCTCTGCGATCTTGCTGATGACAATGTCATGCCTTTGCCTCATGGGCACTGTGTCCCGCGTATTTAATGGACAGTCTCTGAGTCAAGCTGATCACCACTCAGAGTCATATTTGAATCAACACTGGCACCTTGATGAGGTTTTCATTCTTACTGGAATTTTTCTTTATGTCATCAGCCTTGGCTCAAGTTCTTTTGTGGAAGAAGAGCAATATACATGGAACTTTCTCACTTCTACTCTGTATTTAATATTTCTCATCAAGACAGTCCAGTCAATGCTAAAAGGATCAAGTTCAACACTAGTTCATAGAGCAGAAGGAGAGAGCTCTGACGGAAATAAGGAATTAACCCCAGGCAAACGAGATGGTTACAAATTATGTACAGTCCTTATTGTTCTTGTTGCTGGGAGAGTTATAAGAGCTTGGCATCAAGGTGGGATCAACTGGGTTCACTTTCCTGACATTTCGAAGTTACTGGCCCAAGCTGACTCTTCTATTGTAAAGTTTCTTCAGACTATCTCAGTTCTTGCAGTTGTGGCATTGTATTCAGTTTCACTCATGTTACTCAGAGCAAGGTCAAAGGTTCTTATAGGAGTATGGTTGAGCCACATTTCTTGCGGACTTTTGGTTCTGCTGCATATCTGGGAAGATCAGATCAATACTACATTACCAATCAACCATAGTACAACATCAACAGCTAGATTGTTTTATGCCATTGCTAGTGTTTCAATATCTGCCACTCTTCTTGCTTCACCTTGGATATTTCCAGTATATTCTACAGAAGCAAAACCAGCATCCTCCTCTGATTCTAATCCTGTAAAGGATACAGATTCTTGTGGCATCAGTAATTCAGTTTTCCTCACTGGAATAACATACACAATGTTCTGGTGTCTTCTGCAGTTGCTTCTGCAACAACCCATCAATGCAATTCCTCTTTTGCTCATTTTCTTACAAACAGTCTCTAGTGTAGCTCATTTTTCTTTGGATAAAACATTGCATAAGCAATGGGTACAGGTTAGTTTCTTCAAACATTTTTATAATATTTGTTCGATGAACAtaatgtttttgtttttcaaactCATGGCATAATGGGAATGGTTTCTTTTTATTGACTAACTGTTGGCAATAAACTGTGTAGGTTATTGCAATGcttttcttgggaatggctggtCATTTTGGTCTTGGGAATACAAATAGCCTTGCCAGCATTGATGTTGCTGGAGCTTTCATTGTGAGTTTAACCAATACCTCCTCAGGTGTCCTTCTCCATTTCCCTCTTATTTGACTAATGAATTTTAACAGGGCATTTCAAGTTACTCCACAGTTCTTTCTGGTATACTGATGTTCACTATTACATATGGATCACCTTTGATGTTATACCTTGGGATGGTTGTTTATATATCAGTGAACAATACTGATGATATCTCTACTGCACGGCAGTTGACATGGAGCTATATTCTGGACAAAATGGTCACATTGCCATGTTTGCTTCCTTTGCTCATAAACTCTGTTGCTTTGACTTCATACACCATTGTTTTGCTACTCATGAGGAATCACTTGTTTGTTTGGAGCGTATTTTCACCAAAGTAAGTGTTCAATTAAAGTCTTACAAATAAACGTCTAGTCACTACTCCATTATACATATAGAACACAACGTTCAGTCATTGGTATACCAAATTTATGATATGTTTTTTCTGTAAGCATCATTGTGCTGAAGAATTTTCATGTGAAGTGAAAGGCATCCGTGTTCTTGTTTTCACAGTCGTCTTCAACAACAGATAAACAGCAGCATTGACCAGAATGTTTTCACTTGTTGTGCTGTCATACATAGTAGCCCTATTACATGATCGAATATACATCTACAATTTTGTATGCT
Proteins encoded in this window:
- the LOC117840428 gene encoding uncharacterized protein isoform X1 → MGAAVARWTVAAVLLQVAGLSLFLYGFFPVKPTLRGFSGTESYRMPSCGLVSAGEQEPALPPDQLRSLYGELFGMPPVYDRLVLMVIDGLPAEFVLGRGGKPPSKEMMESMPYTQSLLAGCKAVGYHAKAAPPTVTMPRLKAMVSGAIGGFLDVAFNFNTQAFLEDNLLDQLHRIGRKLVMLGDETWIKLFPTLFARQDGVSSFYVRDTVEVDFNVSRHLEFELAAKDWTVLVLHYLGLDHVGHIGGRRSVLMTQKMKEMDDVIRRVHAASLQDNLERTLLVVVSDHGMTEGGNHGGSSYEETDSLALFIGHSVDRPHCSPYDQNEALQVDLAPTLALLFGVPIPKNNIGVLLRELLNSLTDDQKLRTLELNSWQILRLLQAQIPAFCLEDCINSEHGLEIDVHPESIEKKLCQLLSKAFASHQYSRLHQGFDFKSAEARYIGIAVDNYYGFLRYASEWLSHKATDKPFYLLISAILLMTMSCLCLMGTVSRVFNGQSLSQADHHSESYLNQHWHLDEVFILTGIFLYVISLGSSSFVEEEQYTWNFLTSTLYLIFLIKTVQSMLKGSSSTLVHRAEGESSDGNKELTPGKRDGYKLCTVLIVLVAGRVIRAWHQGGINWVHFPDISKLLAQADSSIVKFLQTISVLAVVALYSVSLMLLRARSKVLIGVWLSHISCGLLVLLHIWEDQINTTLPINHSTTSTARLFYAIASVSISATLLASPWIFPVYSTEAKPASSSDSNPVKDTDSCGISNSVFLTGITYTMFWCLLQLLLQQPINAIPLLLIFLQTVSSVAHFSLDKTLHKQWVQVIAMLFLGMAGHFGLGNTNSLASIDVAGAFIGISSYSTVLSGILMFTITYGSPLMLYLGMVVYISVNNTDDISTARQLTWSYILDKMVTLPCLLPLLINSVALTSYTIVLLLMRNHLFVWSVFSPKYLYVCAATVCTYVGVLIIAMTTIYTCAVFSFRAKSYRDKFH
- the LOC117840428 gene encoding uncharacterized protein isoform X2 is translated as MLGDETWIKLFPTLFARQDGVSSFYVRDTVEVDFNVSRHLEFELAAKDWTVLVLHYLGLDHVGHIGGRRSVLMTQKMKEMDDVIRRVHAASLQDNLERTLLVVVSDHGMTEGGNHGGSSYEETDSLALFIGHSVDRPHCSPYDQNEALQVDLAPTLALLFGVPIPKNNIGVLLRELLNSLTDDQKLRTLELNSWQILRLLQAQIPAFCLEDCINSEHGLEIDVHPESIEKKLCQLLSKAFASHQYSRLHQGFDFKSAEARYIGIAVDNYYGFLRYASEWLSHKATDKPFYLLISAILLMTMSCLCLMGTVSRVFNGQSLSQADHHSESYLNQHWHLDEVFILTGIFLYVISLGSSSFVEEEQYTWNFLTSTLYLIFLIKTVQSMLKGSSSTLVHRAEGESSDGNKELTPGKRDGYKLCTVLIVLVAGRVIRAWHQGGINWVHFPDISKLLAQADSSIVKFLQTISVLAVVALYSVSLMLLRARSKVLIGVWLSHISCGLLVLLHIWEDQINTTLPINHSTTSTARLFYAIASVSISATLLASPWIFPVYSTEAKPASSSDSNPVKDTDSCGISNSVFLTGITYTMFWCLLQLLLQQPINAIPLLLIFLQTVSSVAHFSLDKTLHKQWVQVIAMLFLGMAGHFGLGNTNSLASIDVAGAFIGISSYSTVLSGILMFTITYGSPLMLYLGMVVYISVNNTDDISTARQLTWSYILDKMVTLPCLLPLLINSVALTSYTIVLLLMRNHLFVWSVFSPKYLYVCAATVCTYVGVLIIAMTTIYTCAVFSFRAKSYRDKFH